In Zingiber officinale cultivar Zhangliang chromosome 6A, Zo_v1.1, whole genome shotgun sequence, a single genomic region encodes these proteins:
- the LOC121995011 gene encoding uncharacterized protein LOC121995011: protein MDEISHSDDVDNLEDVEDLEEDDHQTKVKGKRPISNSSNHPTTQGKKCKQTGPINLYFMKDVDEIVKQRLAKSKGQFDENKKKLRDIAVEKFARWMYDAGISFNTVKYDSFEPCIEAIGQFESGMKPPSYHEVRVKYLKKELANTNSLLKSHEKDYAKFGCTIMADGWTDKKGRTLINFLVNDPKGSVFVESVDASGYSHTADKMFELLSKFVYRIGEKNVVQIAIDNASCNVSAAHCLDLLLEDIFKIPHLRKLHERALMVNGYIYNRPQVLSMIREFTGQRDMQFHVQQANLRKMFTSEKWANSQFSKEVTGKRVAEVILMPSFWKNMIFALKVGGPLVKVLRLVDGEKQSPMGYIYEAMDRAKEAIAASFNNNEEKYRNIFEFIDKRWNIQLHQLLHAAGYFLNPECFYSNPDIENDTEVMEGLYKCISRLVREIDDSNEWLLEKLDDSDKDNDNDFVFEGEDLRWSDVAQASGVGESTYDFRS from the exons ATGGATGAAATTTCTCATTCTGATGATGTTGATAATTTGGAAGATGTGGAAGATTTGGAAGAAGatgatcaccaaactaaagttaAAGGGAAACGACCAATATCCAATTCAAGCAACCATCCTACGACCCAAGGTAAAAAGTGTAAACAAACTGGACCTATTAATCTTTATTTTATGAAAGATGTCGATGAAATTGTCAAACAAAGACTTGCAAAAAGCAAAGgacaatttgatgaaaataaaaagaagttaCGAGATATTGCAGTTGAGAAATTTGCAAGATGGATGTATGATGCTGGAATTTCCTTCAATACTGTTAAATATGATTCTTTTGAGCCTTGTATTGAAGCTATTGGACAATTTGAATCAGGGATGAAACctccatcatatcatgaagtgagGGTTAAGTATTTGAAGAAGGAGTTGGCAAATACGAACTCACTTCTCAAATCCCATGAAAAAGATTATGCTAAGTTTGGGTGCACAATCATGGCAGATGGATGGACAGATAAAAAGGGTAGAACTCTTATAAATTTTTTGGTGAATGATCCCAAAGGAAGTGTATTTGTTGAATCAGTTGATGCTTCAGGCTATTCTCACACAGCAGACAAAATGTTTGAGTTGctttctaaatttgtgtatcGCATTGGAGAAAAAAATGTGGTTCAGATTGCAATAGATAATGCAAGCTGCAATGTCAGTGcag CTCATTGTTTAGATTTGTTGCTCGAGGATATATTCAAAATTCCTCATCTCAGAAAATTGCATGAACGAGCGTTGATGGTGAATGGTTATATTTACAACAGACCACAAGTATTGAGCATGATAAGAGAGTTTACTGGACAGAGAGACATG CAATTTCATGTACAACAAGCAAATCTGAGAAAGATGTTTACATCTGAAAAGTGGGCAAATAGTCAATTTTCCAAAGAGGTCACAGGAAAACGTGTAGCAGAAGTGATATTGATGCCTTCTTTttggaaaaatatgatttttgcatTAAAAGTTGGTGGTCCATTGGTGAAAGTATTACGGCTGGTAGACGGTGAAAAACAGTCTCCTATGGGTTATATTTATGAGGCAATGGACAGGGCCAAAGAAGCTATCGCTGCGTCATTTAATAATAATGAAGAGAAATATCGTAacatttttgaattcattgacaAAAGATGGAACATTCAACTCCATCAACTTTTGCATGCAGCCGGATATTTCTTGAATCCAGAGTGTTTTTACTCAAACCCTGATATAGAAAATGATACAGAAGTGATGGAGGGTTTGTACAAGTGCATATCTAGATTGGTGAGAG AGATAgatgatagtaatgaatggttgTTGGAAAAATTGGATGACAGTGATAAAGACAATGATAATGATTTTGtctttgaaggtgaagatttgcgTTGGAGTGATGTAGCACAAGCATCTGGGGTTGGTGAAAGTACATATGACTTTCGATCTTGA